Below is a genomic region from Lonsdalea populi.
CTTGCTGCATCAGGGCTACCGCTCTGAATCGATGATCCGCGATCTTTACGCCGAGCGCGGGCACAAACCCCTGTTTAACACGTTAATCAATGTGATTGCCTACGACCAGAGAGCCCACTTCGACGGCTGCGAGATGTCGGTGGATAACGTGGCCTGCGGGCCGGTAGAGCATCTGAGCTTCAATATTTTCGACCGCAACAGCGACGGCCACCTGGATTTCGGGTTCGACGCCAACGCGGATCTATACCCGATTGACGCACTGGAGTTGCACTACCAGCGGCTGATTTCTCTGCTGGAGCGGTTTGTGGACGCGCCGGAGTCGCGTGTGGCGGATTTCGATCTATTATTGCCCGGAGAGCGTGAACGCGTTTACTCGCTGCCGCCCCGGCCCGATGCACTGCCGCTGTTTCCCGAAACCTTCACCGAGTCTGCCCGCGCTCATGCTAACGAAGTTGCGCTGGTCCAGGATAAGCGTCAGGTCAGCTACGCCGAGCTGGATGAAGCATCCAACCGCCTGGCCGCTTATCTGCGTGAGCTTGGCATTCGCCCCGGCGACGATGTCGCGGTCATTGTGGCGCGCAGCGTCGAATGGGTGGTGACGATGACCGCGCTGTTCAAACTGGGCGCCTGCTATATTCCCATCGTGCCGGAGCTGCCGGAAGGTCGTATCAGCTACATTCTGAACGATGCTCAACCGGCTGCGGTGATTGTGGTATCGGACAGCCCGCTGAACGCCGACGTCGACCCGTCCATCGTGCTGCATTTGACGGCAGACAGGCTGGCTGCACTGCCGCCGGCGACCCGCTCTCTGGATCATTTCGATCGGTCTACGCTGGCCTACCTGATCTATACCTCCGGCTCGACCGGCAAACCGAAAGGAGTGGAAGTCACCCATCGTAATCTGGTGTCGATCGCCGGTTCGGCGATTGCGGCGGCGAAATTACAGCCTGGCGTTCGAGTGCTGCAGTTTATCGCGGCGGGCTTCGATATGTCGGTACTGGAAATCTTCATGACGCTGCTTTCCGGCGCGACGTTGGTGATTGCGGACAAGGTCTCCGCCACGCCGGGCCGGGCGTTGGCGTCGCTGACCAAAAGCAAGAACATCCATGCGTTGGTTATGACGCCCAGTCTACTGGCCTATCACCAGAAGGAAGATTTCCCGCAGGGCATGACGCTGTTGCTAGGGGGCGAATCCTGTTCATTGGCACTGTTGGCGCGCTTCTCCCACTGTCGTTTGCTCAACGTCTACGGCCCGACGGAAACCTCGTTCGCCACCTCGATTAACGCCCATTACGGCGCCGACGATCTCTCGATTGGCGAACCCACGGCCAACACACGCCTCTATGTCGTGGACCGGAATCAGCGCCTGCTGCCGCCGGGCGCCTGGGGTGAGTTGTATATCGCAGGGCCGGGCGTCGCCAGAGGTTATCGCAACCGCCCGGATCTCACGGCCGAAGGCTTTGTCCCCGACCTGCAAGACCCTGAACGCAGAATGTACCGGGCGGGTGACCGCGTGTTCTTCGATCATCAGGGACTCATTCACTACCAGGGCCGGAAAGACAATCAGGTCAAACTGCGTGGTCTGCGCATCGAGCTGGATGAAATCAAGAATGCGTTGCTGAGCTGTCCTGATGTGGAAGACGCGGTGGCGATGCTGAAAGATCTGGCCTATGGCCCGGCGATCGTGGCTTATGTCGCCAACAGCCAGCTGGAACTGGACAGCGAAACCTTGAAGCTGGCCGTCGGCAGTCAACTGCCGCAGTATATGGTCCCGAGCGTGATTATGGTGGTCGAGTCGTTCCCGCTGACGCCCAACGGCAAGCTGGCGGTTCGGGAACTGCCCGAACCCATCATGCAGGACAAGGTAGAACTGTCGCCGCCGCGTACAGCGGAAGAGGCGGCGATGTGCCGCCTGTTTGCCACCATACTCGAGTGCGACAAGGTTTACGCCAACCAAAATTTCTTCACGCTCGGGGGCCATTCGCTGCTGGGGCTACAGTTGATTAATCTGATCCGCGACGAATTCGGGGTGCAATTGAGCATTACGGATTTTCTTTCCTCGCCGACGCCGCGACAGCTCGCGCCACAGCTCAGGCTCGCTGGCTGCGCCGCCGACCCGTTCGATCCTATTCTGCCGTTGCGTTCGACAGGTGAAAGACCACCGCTGTTCTGCTTCCATCCCGGCGGCGGGATCGGCTGGGCGTTCGCCGGTCTGCTGCCTTATCTGCCGGACGACCAGCCGGTCTATGCGTTGCAGTCGCCCATCCTTCAGGACGCGACGCGCGTTATTCATTCCATTGATGAAATGGCGGCTGAATATCTGGAAAGGATCCGGACGATCCAGCCGCACGGTCCGTACCAGCTGGCCGGGTGGTCGGTAGGCGGCAACGTCGCGCTGCGCACCGCCAATCTCCTGCAGGCCGCGGGCGAGGAGGTGAGTTTCCTGACCATGTTCGACAGCTACCCGCTGCAACGCGGTAGGGAATCTCTGCGACTGGATGACGAGACCATCATTACCCGGATGACTCGCGCTATCTCCGGCGCGGCGCGAGGTGGGATCAAAGGCTTGAAGAGTGCGATGGAAGAGGCGCTCGGGGATCGCAGCATTCGCGAAACGTTCCTGACGCGTCTCATCGGAGATGCCACGCTGATGCTGGATTTGCTGGAGAAATGTCGCTATCAACCGTTCCACGGCGACCTGCTCTTTATCCGCGCATCGACCGATATTCTGAGATCGCAGGAACAACAGCCGGATCTCTGGCGACCCTATGTTACCGGAAAACTGATTCAGTGCGATGTGGATGCGACCCATGAGTGCCTGCTGCAACGCCAGTACCTGCAACAGTTTGGGCGTCAATTCGCCGACGTACTGTTAAAGCGTCAGAACTGTACCGCCTGAGCGTCTCGGGCAAAGCATAACTAAAACCAAGGTCGTTCAGGTCAACGTGGTCTGAACGACACGATTTCATCGTTCGCCAGGGAAAGACGCATAAGGCGGAGGACCGGCTCTCCTTTCTGTCAGTCACTTGAACCGATCATGCTTGCCGAAGAGTACCCTAAAGCGCCATGCTCCGACGATGTCCGCTGGAGCATGGCGCTTTTCTCATTAATGACTTTTCATCCCTGCCGCGGTCATCATCATGCGAAACAGCAATGAGACTACGCCCAGCGCCAGAATACTTCCCGACCAGATAAGCACCATCCAGAGCAGTCGCTGCCACAGCGGCGCACGGGTAGGCGCGGTGTTGATTTCAGCCATATTGCCTCCGCATTTCTGTTAGTGATAACCCGCATCCGGTTTGATTTTTCCCCGAAATACGTAATAGCTCCAGAAGGTGTAGATCAAAATGATCGGGATAATGACCAGCGCGCCGACCAGCATAAAACGTTGGCTTTGCGGGGGAGCGGCGGCATCCCACAGGGTGATGGACGGGGGAATGAGATGCGGCCAGATACTGATGCCGAGTCCGCTAAAGCCGAGAAAGATAAGCCCCAGCGTGAGTAAAAACGGCGCGTAGTGCGCATGTCCCTTCACCGCGCGGACAATCCCCCACGAACAGGCCAGCACCAGCAGGGGAACCGGCAGGAAGTAAAGCAGGTTCGGCATCACAAACCAGCGCTCGGCGATAGCGTGATGCTGAAGCGGCGTCCACAGGCTGATAATGGCGATAATCACCAGCAGCGCGGCCACCAGCGGGATCGCCAGCGCGGACATTTTACGATGGAGTTCATGTTCGGTTTTCATAATCAGCCACGTACAGCCGAGCAGCGCATAGGCAACGACCAGACCGACGCCGCAGAACAGCGGAAATGGCGCCAGCCAGCCCAACGCGGGACCGCTATAGGCGCGTTCCGTGACGGCGAATCCGTTGAGAAACGCGCCGACGACCACTCCTTGACTAAAGGTCGCGAGCAGGGAACCGGCGATAAATGATTTATCCCAGAAAGGGCGATGCGCGGGGGTCGCCTTAAAGCGAAATTCAAAGGCGACGCCGCGAAAGATGAGCCCGATCAGCATGGCCGTCAACGGGATGGCGAGCGCATCGATAATCACGGCGTATGCCAGCGGGAATGCGCCAAATAACGCCGCGCCGCCCAGCACCAGCCAGGTTTCGTTGCCGTCCCACACCGGGGCGACCGTGTTGACCATCATGTCGCGCTCCCCGGCATCCCGATTGAAGGGAAACAGGATGCCGATGCCGAGATCGAAGCCATCCATCACGATGTACATCAGGGTGGCGAACACAATAATGGCGAACCAGATAAATGGAAGATCGATAGCCACGTTATTTCCCCTCTTCGGACGTTAACGGTTCACGAGTGGCCGACAACGGTCTGGACGGCGTTTGCGGTTTGCCCGGTCCGCCTTCCGGCGTATGCGTGCCTTCACCCGGCTGCGGCCCTTTTTTGATCAGGTGCATCATATAGACGTAGCCGATGCCGAAGACCGAGCAATAGACCGCGATAAACGCGAGCAGGCTGATGCTCATATGCAAATCACCGTGCGCGGAAACCGCCGCCGAGGTGCGCTGAAGACCGTAGACGACCCACGGCTGACGGCCGATCTCCGTGGTGAACCAGCCCGCAAGAATGGCGATCAGTCCGGAGGGGCCCATCAGCAACGTAAACCACAGAAAAGGACGAGACTGATAAAGACGGCGTTTAAAGCGCAGCCACAGGCTGATCACCCCCATCAAGATCATCAGCAGGCCCAGCGCCACCATGATCCGAAACGACCAGAAAATCACCGTGGAATTGGGGCGATCCGCTTTCGGAAAACTTTTCAACGCCGGCACCTGTTTGTTCAAACTGTGCGTCAGGATCAGGCTGCCCAGATAGGGGATTTCCAGCGTATATTTCGTGCGCTCCTCGTCCATGTCCGGCAGCCCGAACAGAATCAGCGGCGTGGCTTCTCCCGCCCGATTTTCCCAGTGGCCTTCAATGGCGGCGATCTTGGCCGGCTGATATTTCAGCGTATTCAGGCCATGCATATCGCCCAGCATCGCCTGAATCGGCGCGACAATCAGCGCCATCCACAGCGCCATCGACAGCATGGTGCGGATAGCCGGGGTATCGTTGCGGCGCAACAAATGCCACGCGGCCGAGGCGCCAACGAAAAAGGCGGTGGAGAGGAAAGCCGCCGTGGTCATATGCAGCAGCCGATAGGGGAAGGAAGGGTTAAAGATGACGGCAAACCAGTCGACCGGCACGACGACGCTGTTGATGATTTGGTAACCCTGCGGCGTATGCATCCAACTGTTTGACGCCAGTATCCAGAATGTGGACACCAATGTCCCCAGCGCCACCATGCAGGTGGCGAAAAAGTGCAGCCCCGGCCCGACGCGGTTCCAGCCGAACAGCATCACGCCAAGGAAACCGGCCTCCAGGAAAAAGGCGGTCAGCACCTCATAGGTCAGCAGCGGGCCGGTAATACTGCCCGCATACTCGGAAAAACCGCTCCAGTTGGTGCCGAACTGATAGGCCATGACCAGCCCAGAGACGACGCCCATACCAAAATTGACGGCGAAGACTTTCGACCAAAAATGGTAAAGATCGCGATAGTCCTCGTTGCGGGTTTTGAGCCATAGCGCTTCCAGCACGGCCAAAAAACTGGCTAAGCCGATAGTGATGGCGGGGAAAATAATATGAAAAGATACCGTGAACGCGAACTGTATCCTTGCAAGATGAAATGCATCTAATCCAAACATGTCTCGCCTCTTACTGAATGAACATCTCCGTTTCCCCCCTTTCGCCGGCGGCTCGGTGAACGATATCCACACAATTCGAATGGCAAAAGAGAGAGATAGCCTAATCTTAGGTCGGATTTGCCTATGCGGAGAGGGATGTGTCCAAATATACGCATCTTTATGGTGGCGACTGGCGGCCGGCACGGGCTGGTCGATCTCGCCGCTTTTAAGACCACGGATATTAAGCTGGCGCTTGGTGCGAAGGCTCGCTCATTGCTTTTCTTGGCTTGGCCCGTCAAGCCGGGAATAACCGTGGACGCAAAATTCTCCGGAGGGGGGGCCTATGCAACACACCTCAGTGCCGGGTAACCCTGCGCCGCATTCCGGCGTGAATCTGCCGTCAGCAAGTCTTGCGCATCACGGCCCTCGCGGGGATGAGCGCCAGGATGCCAATGAAGCCTGCGACCAACGCTAGCATCGAAAACCCGCCGTGCGTGATGATCACCCCGCCGATTCCGCTACCGGCTCCGATGCCGATATAGATAACGGAACTGTTGAGCGCCAGCGCCTGCTGGGCCGCCGCGCCCGCCAGTCCCAGCAGGCGGTGTTGAATAGGAACCAGATACATATAGCTGACGATGCCCCATCCCGCGCTGAGCGCGAGCGCCGCGGCGGCGGATTCACGGAACAGGACCAATGCGATAAGCCCGGTAGTTTGCAGTACGATGACATGGCTCAGAACCCTCCCCGGGCCCCACCGATCGGTCAACAGCCCCGTCGCGATATTGCCGAGCACCGAACCGATGCCATAGGCCATCAGCACCAGCGGCAACGTTGGGACATCGCCAAGCCGAGTATTGGCCAGTAGAACGCTGATATAGGCGTAAACGGTGAACTCGGATGTAACGACCAGCAATGTGACGCAGAATAGCCCCCATACGGCGGGTGGAAAACGGCGCGATCCCCTGGCAACGCCCGGTGCGGAGCAAGGCGGAGCGCCGGGACGCTCCAACAGCATGAACAGCAGAGTCAGCGCAAGAATGCCGAAGAACACGACGCAGTAAAACGCCCAGCGCCAGTTCATGGCGTGTGAAATCCAGGTGATGAGCGGTACGCCCAACGCCTCAGACCGTGTCATGCCGCCGAAAATCAGCGCCAGTGCGACGCCTTTTCGGCCTGGAGGCATGCGCATTGCGGCCAGCGAGGTCGCGGTTGGCGTAAACATTGCGGCGCCGAAGGCAGACACAATGCGTCCTACTATCAAGATGCCGAAGGAGGGACTAAAGGCGCTCAAGCTATTGCCAGCAATAAAGCACACCAGAGAGAGCAGCAGCACTCTCTGGGTTGACCACGATCTAAACCACCAGGCATTGAGCGGCGCGAATGCGGCGTAACTTAACGCAGAAATGGACACCAGCCTGCCCGCCGTTGCAGGAGAGATCATGAAATCGCCGGCGATTTCATGCAGAGCGCCGATGACGACGAAGGTATCAAGACCGATGGCGAACGCGCCAAGAGTCAGCGCCTGCGGCAGCAATCGGACACGCCGACCGGCGATGGAATGGTTAAGAGGCATGCTGCGACGCGTTCAACTCAGGATAGGACATGGCGATAATTTCCCCTCGATAGCGCGCCCGCGGACCATAGAGCAACCATGTCGTCACCACTTCGCCTAAGGTTTCCAACAGCTCGATGCGGTCGGGATTCTCGGTGGCGACAAAGGTATAAGCCAATCCCGCGTCGTATTCGCCCGACAGCAGTTTCGCCGCCACCACCGGTTTGGACGTTTCTAGGATGATTTCGTCCCAGTCCTCTACATTAATATAGCCCAGCGTCGGTTCCGGCAGCGCCAGATGGCGCGGATGTTCGACGTCGCGGCGTTTGAGCAATGCCAGGGGTTGTGTGGGAAAAATAAACGTATCCACGACCGGAAGTCGTTCGCGGAAGCGCTCGGTGACAATATGCACCTGATTGTGGGCGCTGCACTGCAGTAGATAAGCATCGCCATCATCGACCGCCTGTTGGCCTGCGGCGACAAGATCGTCGACCAGGATGATCTCCGCCTCCTCCACGTTCTGGTAACGCAGATAGTGTCGAAGGGCGTTTTCATGGCAGGTGCCGGTGGGCCCCAGCGTGTAAATTCGTATCATATTGCGACTTCCTTGTGGTGGTGGCGCCCGCGCGATCAGGCTTTGATGATGGAGTCTTCTAGCCTGCAGGCTTCGTCGATAATACGTTCGTACAGCGCGATCGCAAACTCGGGGTTAAGCCCATGACTGGCCGCGCGCTCGGCGCAGCGCTGTTTCACGGCATTTAGCCGGCCCGGCTGCATCATCGGGATATCATGGGTGCGTTTATACGCGGCGACCTGTGTGCAGACATCAATACGCTGGGCGATAAGACTGATAATGGCATCATCCAGCTCGTTGATCTGGACACGGAAGGGTTCCAGCCCTTCAAGTGGGTTGCCCTGTCGAACCCGAGGAGGGTGGGTTGCGGGCGCTAAGAGGCCATTGACCAGTGCGAAGGCGCAGTCGGAGAGCGCGCTCATCAAGTAGCCGCCTTCCTGCACAAAGCAAATGGGCAGGTTGGCCGCGGCGAAACGCTCGCCAATCGCTTGGAACACTTGGGGCGACAGTCGCCAGATACCGTGAGGCTCGTCCTCAATGATATCGAAGCCGACGCTGACGACCAGGGAACGCGCTCCCGATGAAACGGCGTCCATCAGCACATTATCCAATGCGGCCAGATAGGCGGTCGCGTCGGGCGGCGTCTCAAATCCCGTATAGCGATGGGCGGGATGGGCGGGGGCGATGGCGTGCTGGTAAGGGAAGGTCTTTTCGCTCAATGCATGCAGGCTATAAAAATGTATATCCGGATGCGCAGACAGTACATCGCTCGTTCCGTTGCCGACGTGATGGTCAATGTCGATAACGCTGACCGGCGCTAGACCCTCATCGGCCAGCGTGCGTGCGGCGATGGCCGCGTTGTTGAGAAAACAGTAGCCGCCGAGAAAGGTCCTTCCTGCATGGTGACCCGGTGGGCGGCAGAGCGCGTAGGTATAGTCGGCGTACCTTTGCGTCAGACCGCGCGCAGCAAGCAGGCTAGCCATAGCGGAGGCCTCCGCGCGCGGGTAGCAGGTATTATCCAACAGCGTATTTTGCTCAATGCCCGGCGCGGCGTAGTCTTGCGCCAGCTCCCGTGCGTGGGCCGGATCCCGGGGCTGCTCGACGTGACGCAGTCCATCCAGATACCGAGGATTATGGAGTCGCGGCAATAGCGTTGCCAGCGTAGTGTTTGCCGCCTGTTCCTCCTCCTGGGACGGCGTCGCGCAGGACACTCTCGGCTGGCGGAGCAGTCCTTTGCAAAGGGTGTCTGTTCGTTCAGGCACTTCTTTGGACGGAACGGTATGGCCGTTCGCCATCACCAGCATCGCAAGCGGCTTCAGTTCCGTTTCTCGTACCTGATAAATTTGCATTGTTTTCATCGTCATCCTTGGCGTCTCCTGTAACGCTGCCCGGCGCTAGCGTAGCCCGCGGCTTGGTAAAATCG
It encodes:
- a CDS encoding DUF2474 domain-containing protein, which codes for MAEINTAPTRAPLWQRLLWMVLIWSGSILALGVVSLLFRMMMTAAGMKSH
- a CDS encoding MFS transporter, producing MPLNHSIAGRRVRLLPQALTLGAFAIGLDTFVVIGALHEIAGDFMISPATAGRLVSISALSYAAFAPLNAWWFRSWSTQRVLLLSLVCFIAGNSLSAFSPSFGILIVGRIVSAFGAAMFTPTATSLAAMRMPPGRKGVALALIFGGMTRSEALGVPLITWISHAMNWRWAFYCVVFFGILALTLLFMLLERPGAPPCSAPGVARGSRRFPPAVWGLFCVTLLVVTSEFTVYAYISVLLANTRLGDVPTLPLVLMAYGIGSVLGNIATGLLTDRWGPGRVLSHVIVLQTTGLIALVLFRESAAAALALSAGWGIVSYMYLVPIQHRLLGLAGAAAQQALALNSSVIYIGIGAGSGIGGVIITHGGFSMLALVAGFIGILALIPARAVMRKTC
- the cydB gene encoding cytochrome d ubiquinol oxidase subunit II, translated to MAIDLPFIWFAIIVFATLMYIVMDGFDLGIGILFPFNRDAGERDMMVNTVAPVWDGNETWLVLGGAALFGAFPLAYAVIIDALAIPLTAMLIGLIFRGVAFEFRFKATPAHRPFWDKSFIAGSLLATFSQGVVVGAFLNGFAVTERAYSGPALGWLAPFPLFCGVGLVVAYALLGCTWLIMKTEHELHRKMSALAIPLVAALLVIIAIISLWTPLQHHAIAERWFVMPNLLYFLPVPLLVLACSWGIVRAVKGHAHYAPFLLTLGLIFLGFSGLGISIWPHLIPPSITLWDAAAPPQSQRFMLVGALVIIPIILIYTFWSYYVFRGKIKPDAGYH
- a CDS encoding non-ribosomal peptide synthetase, translating into MPEKEPCPLSTAQQEVCFAIAKAEHNFNYHLCDVLEFKGRLNRELLIQAINTVCREVDATHTQFEIDPASGQYVQYVVPCQTHAYVQYVDLSAARDPEPAYQAQLDNLLGRDMDLAHAPLIRYYLVKMADDQHRLIEMGTHLILDGYSHGVFFRLLAEHYGQLLRSETPAPLVLEPLKRVHEVEQVYRKSPSYIKDQAYWRNYCLDLPEVTQLVPGNVPLTMLNRLRKRYIGENLDRLRTLASVNYPELRLSSILIAVCATYLHKMTGQDELVVGIPVAARKAKALRNILSMVANILPLHISFSAASTIISVAAAIQRQLRHHLLHQGYRSESMIRDLYAERGHKPLFNTLINVIAYDQRAHFDGCEMSVDNVACGPVEHLSFNIFDRNSDGHLDFGFDANADLYPIDALELHYQRLISLLERFVDAPESRVADFDLLLPGERERVYSLPPRPDALPLFPETFTESARAHANEVALVQDKRQVSYAELDEASNRLAAYLRELGIRPGDDVAVIVARSVEWVVTMTALFKLGACYIPIVPELPEGRISYILNDAQPAAVIVVSDSPLNADVDPSIVLHLTADRLAALPPATRSLDHFDRSTLAYLIYTSGSTGKPKGVEVTHRNLVSIAGSAIAAAKLQPGVRVLQFIAAGFDMSVLEIFMTLLSGATLVIADKVSATPGRALASLTKSKNIHALVMTPSLLAYHQKEDFPQGMTLLLGGESCSLALLARFSHCRLLNVYGPTETSFATSINAHYGADDLSIGEPTANTRLYVVDRNQRLLPPGAWGELYIAGPGVARGYRNRPDLTAEGFVPDLQDPERRMYRAGDRVFFDHQGLIHYQGRKDNQVKLRGLRIELDEIKNALLSCPDVEDAVAMLKDLAYGPAIVAYVANSQLELDSETLKLAVGSQLPQYMVPSVIMVVESFPLTPNGKLAVRELPEPIMQDKVELSPPRTAEEAAMCRLFATILECDKVYANQNFFTLGGHSLLGLQLINLIRDEFGVQLSITDFLSSPTPRQLAPQLRLAGCAADPFDPILPLRSTGERPPLFCFHPGGGIGWAFAGLLPYLPDDQPVYALQSPILQDATRVIHSIDEMAAEYLERIRTIQPHGPYQLAGWSVGGNVALRTANLLQAAGEEVSFLTMFDSYPLQRGRESLRLDDETIITRMTRAISGAARGGIKGLKSAMEEALGDRSIRETFLTRLIGDATLMLDLLEKCRYQPFHGDLLFIRASTDILRSQEQQPDLWRPYVTGKLIQCDVDATHECLLQRQYLQQFGRQFADVLLKRQNCTA
- a CDS encoding chorismate mutase; its protein translation is MTMKTMQIYQVRETELKPLAMLVMANGHTVPSKEVPERTDTLCKGLLRQPRVSCATPSQEEEQAANTTLATLLPRLHNPRYLDGLRHVEQPRDPAHARELAQDYAAPGIEQNTLLDNTCYPRAEASAMASLLAARGLTQRYADYTYALCRPPGHHAGRTFLGGYCFLNNAAIAARTLADEGLAPVSVIDIDHHVGNGTSDVLSAHPDIHFYSLHALSEKTFPYQHAIAPAHPAHRYTGFETPPDATAYLAALDNVLMDAVSSGARSLVVSVGFDIIEDEPHGIWRLSPQVFQAIGERFAAANLPICFVQEGGYLMSALSDCAFALVNGLLAPATHPPRVRQGNPLEGLEPFRVQINELDDAIISLIAQRIDVCTQVAAYKRTHDIPMMQPGRLNAVKQRCAERAASHGLNPEFAIALYERIIDEACRLEDSIIKA
- a CDS encoding cytochrome ubiquinol oxidase subunit I, with the translated sequence MFGLDAFHLARIQFAFTVSFHIIFPAITIGLASFLAVLEALWLKTRNEDYRDLYHFWSKVFAVNFGMGVVSGLVMAYQFGTNWSGFSEYAGSITGPLLTYEVLTAFFLEAGFLGVMLFGWNRVGPGLHFFATCMVALGTLVSTFWILASNSWMHTPQGYQIINSVVVPVDWFAVIFNPSFPYRLLHMTTAAFLSTAFFVGASAAWHLLRRNDTPAIRTMLSMALWMALIVAPIQAMLGDMHGLNTLKYQPAKIAAIEGHWENRAGEATPLILFGLPDMDEERTKYTLEIPYLGSLILTHSLNKQVPALKSFPKADRPNSTVIFWSFRIMVALGLLMILMGVISLWLRFKRRLYQSRPFLWFTLLMGPSGLIAILAGWFTTEIGRQPWVVYGLQRTSAAVSAHGDLHMSISLLAFIAVYCSVFGIGYVYMMHLIKKGPQPGEGTHTPEGGPGKPQTPSRPLSATREPLTSEEGK